The genomic segment GATCGGCAATGGCGTGGTGGTTGCACCCGACGCTCTGCTGCGGGAAATCACCAAGCTGGAAGAGAAAGGCGTACCGGTGCGTGAGCGCCTGCGTATCAGCCCGTCCTGCCCGCTGATCCTGTCCTACCACGTTGCGCTGGACCAGGCGCGTGAAAAGGCCCGTGGCGAGCTGAAGATCGGCACCACCGGTCGCGGCATCGGCCCGGCTTACGAAGACAAGGTTGCTCGTCGCGGTCTGCGCATCGGTGATCTGTTCCACCGTGAACGCTTCGCCGCCAAGCTGGGCGAGTTGCTGGATTACCACAACTTTGTCCTGGTCAATTACTACAAAGAGCCGGCAATCGACTTCCAGAAGACGCTCGACGAGTGCATGGAATACGCCGAGCTGCTGAAGCCGATGATGCTCGACGTCACCGCTGAGCTGCACAACCTGCGTCGCGCTGGCAAAGACATCATGTTCGAAGGCGCCCAGGGTTCGTTGCTGGACATCGACCACGGTACTTACCCGTACGTCACCAGCTCCAACACCACCGCTGGCGGCATCGCGACCGGTTCGGGCGTGGGTCCGATGTTCCTGGACTACATCCTCGGCATCACCAAGGCCTACACCACTCGTGTAGGTTCTGGCCCGTTCCCGACTGAACTGTTCGACGACGTTGGCGCCTTCCTGGCCAAGCGTGGCCACGAGTTCGGTGCTACCACCGGTCGTGCCCGTCGTTGCGGCTGGTTCGATGCCGTCATCCTGCGTCGCGCCATCGACGTCAACAGCATTTCGGGCCTGTGCCTGACCAAGCTGGACGTGCTGGACGGCCTGGAAACCATCAACATCTGCGTTGGCTACAAGAACCAGGATGGTGCAGTGATCGACGCACCGACTGACGCCGACAGCTACATCGGTCTGGAGCCGGTGTACGAAGAGATGCCAGGCTGGACCGAATCCACCCTCGGTGCCAAGACCCTGGAAGAGCTACCACAAGCTGCACGCAACTACATCAAACGCGTCGAAGAGTTGGTCGGTGCGCCGATTGACATTATTTCGACGGGCCCGGACCGCAACGAGACCATCGTTCTGCGTCACCCGTTCGCTTAATAAGTCGTTGATGTAAAACACAAAGGCCCCTTGATTGGGGCCTTTGTCGTTTATGCCTGTAGGACGGCATGACCTTTGCTGCGATCTTGATAAAAGCGTCGCTTCCAGCGTGCCATCAATTTAATGGCGCCAAAGCAGAGGGATTTCATGTGTCAGCCATTCTCTCACTGTTACAAAGCCGTCTATTGCGGCCGGTGTTCGTTACCCTTGGTATCGCTCTTTTGGTGCAGGTGCTGGTGGCTGTTGCTCTGACCCGGAGCACGGTGACTGCGCTGGAAGCCGATTTGGGAACGCGCCTGGGCGCCGATAGCCAGAAACTCTCCGGCGAACTGGAGCAGGCGGGGCGTGAAGTCACGTCGAGCCTCGACAGTCTTTCCAGCAACACGCGTGCGCGTCTCACCGCCGGCTTGTCCTCGCGCCTGAAGGACGAACAGGCGCAATTGCGCGCGACGCTGGAAAAAGACCTCAAGGATTCGGCCAACGACATGGCCCAGCTGTTGGCCTCGGTCGCCCCTCGGGCGATGTGGGACAACGATGTGCCGACGCTCTCGGAGTTCGCCCGTCGTGCCCAGCGCAATCCCAACGTGCTGTTCGTCGTCTATGACGACGCTACCGGCCAACACCTGACG from the Pseudomonas sp. N3-W genome contains:
- a CDS encoding adenylosuccinate synthase, which produces MGKNVVVLGTQWGDEGKGKIVDLLTEHAAAVVRYQGGHNAGHTLVIDGEKTVLHLIPSGVLREGVQCLIGNGVVVAPDALLREITKLEEKGVPVRERLRISPSCPLILSYHVALDQAREKARGELKIGTTGRGIGPAYEDKVARRGLRIGDLFHRERFAAKLGELLDYHNFVLVNYYKEPAIDFQKTLDECMEYAELLKPMMLDVTAELHNLRRAGKDIMFEGAQGSLLDIDHGTYPYVTSSNTTAGGIATGSGVGPMFLDYILGITKAYTTRVGSGPFPTELFDDVGAFLAKRGHEFGATTGRARRCGWFDAVILRRAIDVNSISGLCLTKLDVLDGLETINICVGYKNQDGAVIDAPTDADSYIGLEPVYEEMPGWTESTLGAKTLEELPQAARNYIKRVEELVGAPIDIISTGPDRNETIVLRHPFA